A stretch of Arthrobacter sunyaminii DNA encodes these proteins:
- a CDS encoding amino acid ABC transporter permease produces MDESTWDLVLRSFLPLVEGAVKGTIPLALVSFVLGLAIALGIALMRLSKVRILSGIARAYVSVVRGTPLLVQLFVIFYGLPSIGVLVPPWPSAVIAFSLNVGGYAAEVIRAAILSVPRGQWEAAYTIRMSPAQTLIRVILPQAARVSVPPLSNTFISLVKDTSLASLILVTELFRQAQEIAAFSREFMALYIEAAFIYWMICLVLSTGQSALERRLDRHVAK; encoded by the coding sequence GTGGATGAGTCGACCTGGGACCTTGTCCTGCGCTCCTTCCTGCCCCTTGTGGAAGGAGCGGTAAAGGGCACCATCCCGCTGGCCCTGGTCTCGTTTGTCCTGGGTCTGGCCATTGCGCTCGGCATCGCCCTGATGCGCCTGTCGAAGGTGCGGATCCTCTCCGGCATTGCCCGCGCCTACGTGTCGGTTGTCCGGGGCACGCCGCTGCTGGTCCAGCTCTTTGTCATCTTTTACGGGCTGCCTTCCATCGGAGTGCTGGTTCCCCCGTGGCCCAGCGCCGTCATCGCGTTCTCCCTCAACGTGGGCGGTTATGCGGCCGAAGTCATCAGGGCCGCCATCCTCTCCGTCCCGCGCGGCCAGTGGGAAGCGGCGTACACCATCCGGATGTCCCCCGCGCAGACCCTCATCCGCGTGATCCTCCCCCAGGCGGCACGGGTATCGGTGCCGCCACTCTCGAACACCTTCATCAGCCTGGTCAAGGACACTTCCCTCGCCTCGCTGATCCTCGTCACCGAGCTCTTCCGGCAGGCACAGGAGATAGCGGCCTTCAGCCGGGAGTTTATGGCCCTCTACATTGAGGCCGCCTTCATCTATTGGATGATCTGCCTCGTCCTGTCCACGGGACAATCAGCCCTTGAAAGGAGGCTGGACCGCCATGTCGCCAAATGA